Part of the Natrarchaeobius halalkaliphilus genome is shown below.
GGCTCCGGTACGAGCGCCAGTGGAAGATCACCGGCGGCGAGGACAACGTCAAGGGAGCCGGCGATCCGATCACTGAGTTCTCCGCGAAGGTCGACGACGACTGGACCGACGGCGCACAGGACGGCGGCGTCGTTACCGGTATCCTCGCGACCTTGCTCGAGGAAGGCGAGATCGACGGCGCACTCATCGCGACCGAGAGCGAAGACGAAGCCTGGAAGGCGGAAAGCTTCCTCGCGACGACCGAAGAGGAGCTCATCGAGAACGCAGGAACCGTCTACAACCAGACGCTCGCGCTCGGGAACCTCGACCTGAAACAGTGGAAACACAAGCTCCCCGACAAGGACTGGGACGATCTCAGTCTCGCACTCGTCGGCACACCCTGTGAGATCGAAGGTATCCGCGCTCTCCAGGACTTCGAGTGGGACTACCAGGCCCAGAACGAGGGTATTCAGGCCGTCGAGTACACGATCGCGCTGATGTGTACCAAGAACTTCAACTACTACAGCCTCATGGGCGAGCAACTCGAGGAAAAACGCGGAATCTCGCCCGAGGAGATCGGCAAGATGGACGTCCTCCACGGCAAGATGATGGTCTACGGCCACGACGGCGAGATGATCCTGGAGGAGGACATCGAAAACTTCCACGACGCCGCACTGAAAGGCTGTGACGAGTGTGCCGACTTCACCGGCTTCTGTTCGGACGTCACCGTCGGCTCCGTCGGCTCCTCCGACGAGTACTCGAGCGTCATCCTCCGGACCGAACAGGGCGTCAAAGCCTGGGAGCTCACCGAACCAAAACTCGACTACCACGATCTCGAGGACAAATCGGCCGTCGGCAAGCTTCAGGGCTGGGACAAAAAGAAGGCCTTCGAGAGCCTAGAGCGCCCGTTCGATCCGGACGCTCCGCGCTTTATCGACTACACGGATCACGCCGAAAATTACGGAACTGCGCTCAACCCTCACGACCAGGGTCACTAGACGGTTCTCTCCCGCTTCGCTCGTCCGGTGCGTCGATTCCGTTCGGATCGGATTCGGCTGAGACGGTTGCTATTTTCCACCGCTCGACTCGAGGGCGGCGTCTGTTACTCAACCTCGATGTCGCCGTGCATCGTGCCTTCGTGGGGCTCACAGACGTAGGCTGCCATCTCGTCGGTAACTTCGTCGACCTCGAGCGTTTGGGTTTCTCCCTCTTCGTCTATGATTTCGGTTTCGTAGTCGTCGACTACTTCGTCGTCGTCGTCTCGAATCTCGATGTTGTGGCCGACTCCGTCCAGATTCTCCCAGGTGATCTCGTAGGACTCTCCTTCTTCCAGGGTGAGCGTCGGATTCTCCTCGTCGGCGATGGACTCCGGTTCCTGGCCCATCCACGCCTGAGTCTCGCCGCCGAGCATGATCTCGTCGTCGGGATCGATCGCGTCGCCGTTTTCGCCGTTCTCGTCGTTCTCTCCGTTGTCGTCGTTTCCGTTCCCGTTTTCTTCACCGTTTTCGGGCTCTCCATTCGCCTCGGGGTCGCCGTTTTCACCGTTTCCGTTGCCGGGTTCGGCTCCGTTTTCCGGTTCCACTCCGTTTCCGTTTCCGGGCTCTTCGCCGTTCTCGTCGCCGGGTCCGCCACAGCCTGCGATGAACGCCGTGGCAGCGACAGCGCTTCCGAGCTGAAGGACTTTTCGTCGGGATCGTGGTTCGTCTGATGGCATAGTCCTCGGAGCCTATACCGTCTGGCCCCAAAAGCCGACGCCACGCACTGGCAGGCCGGTATGCTTCGATTTCGCCGGATACTCGATCTCCGCCGGGTCGTTGTCACGTCCGTTGGGACACCACTGAACTGTCCCGGGTGCTAGCCCACCCGAGACGTGGCTTCTACCCGAAGGGTCAAGCCGTGAGCACGCAATCCCAGCGGACCATAAACGTCCCGCACGACCGCCGAGCCGTCCGATTCGCCTAGCCACAGCCCCGCGATGGCGTCCCGAACGTTCCCTCGAGATCGCGGAGTGCGACGATGAACGGAGGTGGCGAACCCGAAACGACGAACGGCCGTCGACGCTCCAGCCCCAGCGTCGCTGACGCGGCGTCGAGATCTCGATCGGAACGGGAAGCCGATTCTCGAACGCGACGTGAATCTCGACCGGCTCGCCACGGGAATAGACTCCCCGATCGGTTTCGACCGAGACGGCGACCGCTCGACGCGCCAGCGAATCCGGAACGAGCGACGAGAGAAACCGCTTTGCCGCGGATCGTGATCCGTCGGCGTCGCCTCCGTCGCGTTCGCTCGTTTCGGCGTCAGTTCGTCGCGGCTGTGGGCCGACCATAGCGGAAAAACTACCGTATCAGTGCCACCCTGATCCACGTCCCCACTCGGTTATCGCCAGGCTGTCAGCGTCGGTGCGGCCTCCGCCTGCATCGAGAGCCACGCGCCGTCCGCCGAGATATCCGCGATGACGTACTCGTCGCAGTGACTCGCGTCGCCGGCGTCGATCGATCCGACGATCGTGTCGGTATTCGTCGTGGCGTGGGGATTCGTCGCCATGTATGTGAGTGACACCCATCCACATATAAACTCGTCGAATCTGACTGTCGTGCTCGAGGACCCATCAGTTCGCGGATACGTTCTCGCACGGACGAAACACTGGGTTTATACTCATTTTCGCCGTATCCTGGTGACATGAACGTAGCCGACGCGATGACAGCCCGAGCGGACGTGGTGACCGTCGAACTGCCGGGTACTCGCGCCGACGTCCTCGAGTACCTGCAAGAACGATCGTTCTCGTCCGTCCCGGTCGTCAAACCGACCGACGACGGGCCGGAGTATCGCGGCC
Proteins encoded:
- a CDS encoding Coenzyme F420 hydrogenase/dehydrogenase, beta subunit C-terminal domain, with product MGTDDPDSNADGVDRVFPGVPHSEDDDDAVIVPETSGAGSRSRAETDHARDDAIRSEDSEESAESGCTTHSCTCGEKTESPEASERALATDGAGVSNVDSDGDLGDLEFTEPAADVSQDVYDDAPDTRVGVPDGVDLETPEYSIRSRMNDIETPDEKTWFMELDEAVIDDGRCIKCGTCVAACPSDSIGVGDDGLPELVKMCTGCSLCWDFCPRGGLRYERQWKITGGEDNVKGAGDPITEFSAKVDDDWTDGAQDGGVVTGILATLLEEGEIDGALIATESEDEAWKAESFLATTEEELIENAGTVYNQTLALGNLDLKQWKHKLPDKDWDDLSLALVGTPCEIEGIRALQDFEWDYQAQNEGIQAVEYTIALMCTKNFNYYSLMGEQLEEKRGISPEEIGKMDVLHGKMMVYGHDGEMILEEDIENFHDAALKGCDECADFTGFCSDVTVGSVGSSDEYSSVILRTEQGVKAWELTEPKLDYHDLEDKSAVGKLQGWDKKKAFESLERPFDPDAPRFIDYTDHAENYGTALNPHDQGH
- a CDS encoding cupredoxin domain-containing protein produces the protein MPSDEPRSRRKVLQLGSAVAATAFIAGCGGPGDENGEEPGNGNGVEPENGAEPGNGNGENGDPEANGEPENGEENGNGNDDNGENDENGENGDAIDPDDEIMLGGETQAWMGQEPESIADEENPTLTLEEGESYEITWENLDGVGHNIEIRDDDDEVVDDYETEIIDEEGETQTLEVDEVTDEMAAYVCEPHEGTMHGDIEVE
- a CDS encoding DUF7556 family protein, encoding MATNPHATTNTDTIVGSIDAGDASHCDEYVIADISADGAWLSMQAEAAPTLTAWR